The DNA region GTTTGGCCAGGTAGTCGTTGACGGTCACGACGTGCACTCCGCGGCTGGTGAGCGCGTTCAAATATGCCGGCAGAGTCGCAACCAGCGTCTTGCCTTCGCCGGTCTTCATCTCGGCGATGATCCCGCGATGAAGCACCATCCCGCCGATGAGCTGAACGTCGAAGTGGCGCATGCCGGTCGCGCGCACCGAAGCTTCTCGCACGACGGCGAACGCTTCGACCAATATCTCGTCGAGCACTTCATCGAGCGCCGCTCGCAGCGCCTTCTTTTGCTCGTCGGCGGTACCGCCCGTCAGCTCGGCGCCGGCCATGCGTTTCTCAACAAGCTCGCGGAACGTGATGGTTTTCGCGCGAAGCTCTTCGTCGGAGAGGCGCTCCATCTCCGGCTCGAGGGCGTTGATCTCACTGACGATGGGCCACAAGCGCTTGAGCAAACGCTCGTTCGCGCTGCCGAAAATCTTAGTTGCGGCTTTGTTCAATAGTGCGGTCATACGATAGTGATTCTAGGTGATGGCATAGGGTGAGTCAACGAGTGGCAACCGGCGGTAGAGTCCTAATCTTGTGTTGGTATTTGCAGGTGCCCTGGCGCACGACTGATGACGGCGACGAAATATTTGGACTGCGGCGGCCTTTGTGCGTTGCCGCCGCTTTTTGGTTATCGCCCATGAAACGACAGAAAGCGGTGGCAATGCAAAGACGCCACCGCAGTCCAAATACGCGGTCGCCCGATAGTGTCCTAGTCGACCAACCCAAGATTAGGACACTACCCAATCGGCGGCACGGGGCATCATGTGTGGCCGGCAAGGATAGCCGGAGCACACAGCCTTCTTGGTCAGGATTCCAAACTGAACCAACCTCTATCGTTCATTCTGGTCAGGACCTTTTAAGTGTCTCGTCGTTTCTTCGGTTACGCTAAAGTTGGGAGGATCAAGTCCAGCCGTGTCGGCTGATCGCAGGAAATGAGGATCCGTCTCCCTCTCTAAAGCGCCCAGCTTTGTGGATGCCTGGCTGGCAGCGCGAACAAGTTTTCTACTCACCACCACGCCGTTAAACACTAGCCCGATCCCAATGCAGAGAGGAATCACACCGACAACCCAAAGACGGCGAAGGATCTCCACCGCATCCGGCGCGACATTGCCACTCAAAATGATTCCTTGCATAAACACATAGAGAAAGATCGCCACCCCAATGCCGACGCTTGCCGTGATGACACCAGCTTTGATTTCCCTGGAGCGCTGTATCTCGGAAGTAGTCCCGCGCAGTCGCTCAAGCTCTTCTTTGCGTCTCTTACGTTCCCCTTCGGAAAGGAACATCTCGGCGACCCAGGTCCTGCTCCAATCGAATTTCTCGCCCGTCTCGCGTGTCGCTACCGCCTGGCGTACGGCGTACAAATTCGCTCCGCACAATTTGCAGAACTTCAACTCGTCGCTTTGATTGGCGCCGCATTGTGGACAGAACATCGAGCACTCCTGTCTTACATCCCAGAGGAATAGGAGGACTATAAGCGATATGTTCTCCGGAGTCAGCCGATCCTTAACGGCCGCGGCGACAAGAGGTCTTTCACAGGCAACAAACGGTTTGTTCAACGGAGCACGATCAAGGCGCCGCCCAACATCAAGGCCGATCCAAAGTAGAGCAGACTCAAGCGCCGCGACGAAGCAGATCACGCCCGACAACACGCACACCATTAGCCAACTGGGCGCCGGAGCCTGAACGGGTGATTGCGAGCCGCGAAAGAACTCGAAGAAATTTATTATTGACTTAGATATGGGTGAATGTTAGAAATGGCGCGTCACAAAGCAACAACCGATACTTGAGAGTTTGTAGAGACTTAATCCCGGCTTCGGATTGTTTGACCCCTTTTGCCGCCCGCCCCTCGACAGTCTCGCAATTCTCTCCTCGTCCCCAAAACGCCAATGCCCCTTCGATGCAATCTGCGATGGCGAGTTCGTCGCTCGGCTACTTCATTCGCCCGTCCGAAATCGTGAACAAGTCGAGCACCTTCCCCGGGGGACACACATGTTTGGCAAAAAGAAAAAAGGCGTCGTTGGACTCGACATCGGTTCAAGCGCGCTGAAGGCGGTCGAGCTCAAGCACACGCGCAACGGGTACGAGCTGGTCCACATGGCTCATCAGAATCTTCAATCAGACACGATCGTCGACGGGCACATAATCGACCTCAATCATGTGAGCGACTCGATTAGCCGCCTCTGGAACGAGCAAAACATAAAGACCGATCAGGTGGCCACGTCGCTTTCGGGGCACGCAGTCATTGTAAAAAAGATATTGCTTCCGTCAATGCCCGAAGAGGAACTCGACGAACAGATTCACTGGGAAGCCGAGCAGTACATTCCGTTCGACATCAACGACGTTAACCTCTATCACGAAATCATAGGCCACGATGCGTCGGGTCAGAACATGGACGTTCTCCTGGTCGCCTGCAAGCGCGACAAGATCGCGCAGTTCACTCAGGTGATCTCGCAGACGGGCAAGCAAGCGGTCATCGTGGACGTCGACGCCTTCGCGCTGCAAAACGCATACGAAGTAAACTACCACCCCACGCCTAATCAGACAGTCGCGTTGTTGGACATCGGCGCTGCGGTAATGACGATCAACATAGTTCGGGGCGCGACGTCGATCTTCACTCGCGACATCTCGGCAGGCGGAAACCAGTACACTGATCTTCTTCAAAAAGAACTGAATCTCACATTCGAGCAAGCCGAAGCGCTCAAGCGAGGCGCAACCCCGGACCAGCAGCTCTCGATGGAGCAGATACAACCGGCGATTCAGAGCGTGTCCGAAATGCTGGCGCTCGAGATTCAGCGCACGCTGGATTTCTTCCGGGCGACGGCTGTTGACTCACCGGCAATTGACCGAATGTTGATAGCCGGCGGCTCGTCGAAGGTCTATCAATTGACCGAGTATCTGGCAGACAAGTTTCAGATGCCGGTTGAGCGATTCGACTCATTCCGCTCGATCAAAGTCGACTCGAAGAAGTTCGACGACGAGTACCTGAGAGAGCTTTCACCGAATATGGCCGTGGCCGTCGGGCTGGCGGTCCGAGTGGCGGAGGTGACGCAATGATCAGAGTCAATCTACTTGGAGGGACCGCCGAGCATCGCGTTTCCGTGCAGAAGACAAAAGTCGCGGCGCGCCGAGGACAGCAGCTTTTCATGCTGGCTAGCGCGCTTCTCATTTTTCTGATCGCGATCGGCGGCGATCATCTTTGGACCAACAGCGCGCACGCCGCCGCGCAAGCCGAGCTCACTCGCGAAGAGGAAGAAGCCAAGAAGCTTGAAGCCGACATTAAGCGCAAAGACGAGTTGGAAGCCGAGTTGAAACAGGTCGATGAACGCATCAGGGTCATCAAGCAGCTTCGAGCCGAACAGAAAGGCCCGGTCGCCATGCTCTCGGCGATCAACGAGCGAATGCCTGGCGGCCAGGCTGATTTCCGCCTCGAGGCGATCGTACAGAAGGGCAGTCACCTTCAGATCATCGGCACCTCGCTCAACCAGCAAGTGATCGCTGACTTCTCGCGTCAGCTTGAATTCTCAAACGGGCTGTTCAGCAACTTGATGCTTTCGATCGAAGGCAAAGAGGTGAAAGTCGAAGACTTGTCCGACAGGGCCGAGAAGAAAGAGTCGGATAAGCAAGAGGCCGGCAAAAAGGGCCCCGCGGCTAAGGACGCTGATAAGAGCGCTGAGATCCCGGACGTGGCCCGAGTGTTCCAGTTCACGATCGACTGCGACTACAACAAGCCGCGCGCGGAAGGCGCGGGGCCCGCATCAACGCCACCGGGCAAGTGAAGGAGAGGATTTATGGCAGCGACGATGACTACTGTAGTGAAGGGCGCCGAAGAGAGAGGCAGCTTCTTCACGCGTATGCCGTGGTACTACCAGATGGGCGTGCTGCTGTTGCTCTCGGGCTTGCTGATCTTTGCCGCTGATTATCTGCTTTACAGCGAGAAGCGCGCCGAGACAGTCAAGATCGAGGACAAGGTTCAACAGCTCAAGGCTAAGAACGCGCAGGGCAGCATAATCCGTCAGAACCTGCTGGCAACCGAGCAGACGCTAAAAGAGAAGCGCGAGGAGATTGACCGACTCCGCGACCTCCTTCCCGATCAGGTCGAGATATCCCGCGTCTACGACAGCCTCAAAGACTTCCTGCGCGAGCAGAAGCTCGAGCTGAAACGGTTCGTGCACATGAAATCGGTTTCCGCCGACTTCTACACGGCCCAGCCGATTCAGATCGAAGTCACCGGGTCGTACGACTCGCTCGGCCAGTTCTTCTCACGTCTGGGATTCTATTCGCGCATCTTGAGCGTGAGCGAGGTCGAGATCAAGAAGGCGGAGGACAGCGGACAAGAGGTGGGCCGATCGGTAAACGGCTCGTTTGTGGTGACCGCTTACTACATCGCGCCTGAGAACCTCGAGAAGCTGACCTCGACGAAGCCCGCCGCGCTGCCGCCCGCTACACCGGCTGCGTCAGGGATTAAGGCGAAATAGCGGAGTGGGTGTTATGAAAGCAAAAACCATCAAGAGAATGACATCGAACATCCTGCTTGTTTTGACTATGGTGGTCATGGTTTCGGCGCAGGATAAGCCGGCGGTCAAGCCGGATGCCCCGCCTCAGCCTCAACAGGTGAACACGGGTAAGGAATATCTCGGACCGACCGCCGATTCGATTCGGCCATATAGATCGTCCGGCAAGGACCCGTTCAAGAGGACCATCAAGCCGAAGACCCCGCGCGGGAAACAGCAGCAGGCTCGCCTGCTCGGGTTTCCGTCCCTTGACGTCCGGCGCGCCGAGTTCCGGCAGAAGGTGGATCAAGCGCGGGCGCGCGATGGGGCCGAGCCCGATCCGGTCTCGCAATACCTGGTTTCAGAGCTTGATATCACCGGCGTCTTCCGCGACGATCGCGGATTCGGCGCGTTCGTGAGAGCGCAACCCACGGGCACCATGTTCTTCGTGCGCAACGGCGCGCGTTGCTACAACGGCGAGGTGATGCGCATCGGCGCCGACGCCTCCGATCCCGCCGGCGCGAAGGTCATGTTTCGCGAAGTGTCCTACCAGGAAGTCAACGGGAAACAAACGCCTCAGGAGCGCATAGTGACAAAGGCGCCGGGGGAGAAGAAGTGAGCCGTCTTGTGTTAGCAGAGGATCGCACTATAATCGCTTGCAGCGTTTGATCGGCCGATGATCGGCGATGAGCTGCACTAAAAACATTCGGGTGAGAAGATGCATTCAAAGTGGCCGGGCGGACAACGGAATCAATCAAGCCCTCCAAGGTCGCGTCCGCTTAGCTTCGATGATGAGAGGGGAAACAATGACTAAGATTGCCAGGAGGCTTGTCGTATCACTGGTGCTGCTCGCGCTTGTGAGCAACATAAGCGTGTTTGCAGGATTGAACCGAGGCGCGAGGGCCGAGGCGTTCGCTTTGGTGTCGCTCAAACACCAGACCGAGGGATCGCTGACCCGCATCCTGATCGAGTCGAGCGCACCACCCCTCTACACAGTTTTCAGACCGACGGACCGGCTGATCGTCGTTGATCTACCGGGCGGCGAGGCTTCTCGTCTCGCGCCCGAATACAGCATCAAGAGTGCACTGGTCGACTCGATCATGGTTCGCCAGACGCGGATCGGCGGCAGCACAACGGCGGGGCGCGCGATGGCTAGAATTGAGGTCCGCGTTCGAGCCGGTGCTCGCGACCGCTCAACAATTGATGGCAACACGCTGGTTCTCGAAATCTCTGCTGACACCAAGACGGCGCCAGCCGGAGCGAAGATCGAGAAGGACACCCCCGCTACCAGGGACGCAAAGCGTGCGAGCCATAGCGATACGCGCGCGGCGGTGCCAGGCGTGATGGTGTACTCCGCTCCAGTTGCTAAGAGTTCGCCGGCGGCCGGCACAGAGCCCGCAGTCGAGAGCGTCAAGCCTCGGCCGAGCGACTTAAAACCGGCCACGGTTATCCGCGCGGTTCGCTCGGAAGCGGCCGGCGGCGGCCTAAGAATCGTGGTCGATACCGACGGCGCGGCGCAGTACAAGGATTTCGTGCTGCCTAACCCGTGGCGCGTAGTCGTCGATATCACCGGCGTGCATTCGGCGTTCGGCAACAAGACTACCGTTGTAGATTCGGCTTCAGTCGAGCGCTTCCGCGTAGGCCAGCCGAGCCCGAGCGTCGTTCGGATAGTGCTCGACACCAGGTCTAAAGTTTCATATCGCGTGGTTCGCGAGGGTGCAGCGCTAGTCATCATCGTAGGCGACACGGGCAGTTCGCGAGAGGACAGCGCGAAACCCAAGGTTGAACTCAAAGCGCAGCAGAACGGTGATCCGGTGAAAGACGCTGCTGAGCCTCAGCACAAGCCCGAGGTAAGAGTCGCCGGTGATCGCATCGAGAACAAAACCGATAACAAGAAGCCGGCTGATCAAGACGCAAAAGACACGATCACGCCATCTAATCTGATTGCTCAAGCGAACACACAAAGCACGGGTCAGCGAGTTACCCCTCAGCCTAACAGATCGCTGCCTTTGCCTTCGCAGTCAACAGCACAGCAAGGCTCCGGAAAGCCCACGGCTCCACCGGCGCAGCCTTCCGTTATTCGCAGCGCGATGGACGTTCAGCGGCCGGCTCAACCCAACTCAGGGGCGCCGAGGCGCAGCGAGCTCGCGTTTTGCGACCCGAGCTACGTCGGCGGAATGATAAGCTTCGACCTGCGTGCAGGCGTCGACATCCGCGACATGCTTCGGTTCATCTCGCAGCAATACGGCGTCAACTTCATAGTCGACAAATCGGTGACCGCCGTGCCGGTGGATATCCGGGTGACCGACATACCGTGGAATCAAGTGATGGAATCCGTGCTGCGCGCGAACCGCCTCGGCGCGGTGTGCGAAAGCAACGGCCGCATTATCAGAATAGCCACACTCTCAGCCGTGAAAGAAGAAGAGGAGCAGCAACGAGCGATAGTCGAAGAAAAGGCCAAGCAAATCCCGCTCGTGACCAAGATCATTCACCTCAAATACGCTCGCGCTACAGGCGCGCTCGGATCCAGCGGCGCAGGCGCGTCGGGTCG from Acidobacteriota bacterium includes:
- the pilM gene encoding type IV pilus assembly protein PilM, producing MFGKKKKGVVGLDIGSSALKAVELKHTRNGYELVHMAHQNLQSDTIVDGHIIDLNHVSDSISRLWNEQNIKTDQVATSLSGHAVIVKKILLPSMPEEELDEQIHWEAEQYIPFDINDVNLYHEIIGHDASGQNMDVLLVACKRDKIAQFTQVISQTGKQAVIVDVDAFALQNAYEVNYHPTPNQTVALLDIGAAVMTINIVRGATSIFTRDISAGGNQYTDLLQKELNLTFEQAEALKRGATPDQQLSMEQIQPAIQSVSEMLALEIQRTLDFFRATAVDSPAIDRMLIAGGSSKVYQLTEYLADKFQMPVERFDSFRSIKVDSKKFDDEYLRELSPNMAVAVGLAVRVAEVTQ
- the pilO gene encoding type 4a pilus biogenesis protein PilO, whose amino-acid sequence is MAATMTTVVKGAEERGSFFTRMPWYYQMGVLLLLSGLLIFAADYLLYSEKRAETVKIEDKVQQLKAKNAQGSIIRQNLLATEQTLKEKREEIDRLRDLLPDQVEISRVYDSLKDFLREQKLELKRFVHMKSVSADFYTAQPIQIEVTGSYDSLGQFFSRLGFYSRILSVSEVEIKKAEDSGQEVGRSVNGSFVVTAYYIAPENLEKLTSTKPAALPPATPAASGIKAK
- the pilQ gene encoding type IV pilus secretin PilQ, encoding MTKIARRLVVSLVLLALVSNISVFAGLNRGARAEAFALVSLKHQTEGSLTRILIESSAPPLYTVFRPTDRLIVVDLPGGEASRLAPEYSIKSALVDSIMVRQTRIGGSTTAGRAMARIEVRVRAGARDRSTIDGNTLVLEISADTKTAPAGAKIEKDTPATRDAKRASHSDTRAAVPGVMVYSAPVAKSSPAAGTEPAVESVKPRPSDLKPATVIRAVRSEAAGGGLRIVVDTDGAAQYKDFVLPNPWRVVVDITGVHSAFGNKTTVVDSASVERFRVGQPSPSVVRIVLDTRSKVSYRVVREGAALVIIVGDTGSSREDSAKPKVELKAQQNGDPVKDAAEPQHKPEVRVAGDRIENKTDNKKPADQDAKDTITPSNLIAQANTQSTGQRVTPQPNRSLPLPSQSTAQQGSGKPTAPPAQPSVIRSAMDVQRPAQPNSGAPRRSELAFCDPSYVGGMISFDLRAGVDIRDMLRFISQQYGVNFIVDKSVTAVPVDIRVTDIPWNQVMESVLRANRLGAVCESNGRIIRIATLSAVKEEEEQQRAIVEEKAKQIPLVTKIIHLKYARATGALGSSGAGASGRGGGGGGSSSGTGGGGAAGKGSLLSIVDSRLSPRGRSEVDSRTNSLIITDLPEYTQVIEEMIAKLDRPEPQVEIEARIVIANRNFLRDVGTELAGGAFAKSGRGGLFETTPVAINGTGLAAGGKDAGSSGGSSGTGTGTGTGSGSGSSSSKGLGPNLIGPFADTALRAGVANTVLSLTTGAIGTGILSLALSASETKGQIRTIASPRVTTTDNKTAEIVNGVQIPVQTVSNNTITTTFVTAALRLEITPQIIEENGQVLMHVVAENNTVNFSLAGQFNNGTPGINTQSAESTVLVADGGTTVMGGINIDTEGHSINRTPGVSRIPLLGELFKKRQTRRDTDEILFFLTPRIVRNDGSVGPRVPQRSSVEGMPNPNAPQRAVVTPAAGASDTKQDPKTAQPAPPPITAASGKAGH